The following are from one region of the Advenella mimigardefordensis DPN7 genome:
- a CDS encoding benzoate/H(+) symporter BenE family transporter, translating to MSTQQSAPLQADVHKDPVAPGWMSGLRELPGALNLNSVSAGLVAAIFGCSGPALIVIGAAQAGNLSNGQTVAWLLAIYLLGGIISLFMGMRYRMPITGAYSIPGAAIMTSAFATFSYQEAVGAFIMAGVLVLILGITGVIGRIMRWVPMPIVMAMIAGAMIRFGIAAVDAVSAAPLIAGLAALAFFVTGRVTRRVPPVLAALVVGLVVTLATGQLQTGTADIAFVMPQFTAPVFTLGAFFGIAVPLAALVIGAENAQAIGVLMAEGYKPPINAMTIISGVGGIVAGMMGGHNANIAGPMTAICSSEQAGECKDKRYAATVVNGLLFAGFGIVAGLAVPFVMALPKPLIGVVAGLAMIGVLLSSLQGAFGPRLGNQIGAFVAFVVGMSSLSMLGISAPFWALVFGVIASVLADKLSLGERNPAQTGSEDLAKVSGERGTA from the coding sequence ATGAGTACACAGCAATCGGCACCATTACAAGCCGATGTCCACAAGGATCCGGTGGCACCCGGCTGGATGTCCGGATTACGGGAGCTGCCCGGCGCGCTGAACCTGAATTCGGTCAGCGCAGGCCTTGTTGCAGCCATTTTTGGATGTTCCGGTCCCGCATTGATTGTGATCGGCGCGGCCCAGGCAGGCAATTTGAGTAACGGGCAAACCGTTGCATGGTTGCTCGCGATCTATCTGCTGGGCGGCATTATCAGCCTGTTCATGGGGATGCGCTATCGCATGCCGATCACCGGCGCATATTCGATACCGGGTGCGGCGATCATGACGTCCGCCTTTGCCACTTTCTCGTACCAGGAGGCAGTTGGCGCATTTATCATGGCCGGCGTGCTGGTGCTGATTCTGGGTATCACGGGTGTGATTGGGAGAATCATGCGCTGGGTACCTATGCCAATTGTGATGGCCATGATAGCGGGTGCAATGATACGTTTTGGCATTGCCGCAGTGGATGCAGTCAGTGCTGCGCCGTTGATCGCCGGACTGGCTGCGCTGGCGTTCTTCGTCACTGGCAGAGTGACGCGTCGTGTGCCACCGGTGCTGGCAGCATTGGTCGTCGGGCTGGTTGTGACCCTTGCCACCGGACAGTTGCAGACCGGAACAGCGGATATTGCATTTGTAATGCCACAGTTCACGGCGCCGGTATTTACGCTCGGCGCCTTCTTTGGAATTGCCGTACCGCTAGCCGCCTTGGTAATCGGTGCAGAAAACGCCCAGGCAATTGGTGTGCTGATGGCAGAAGGGTACAAACCGCCCATCAACGCCATGACCATCATCAGTGGCGTAGGTGGCATAGTGGCGGGCATGATGGGGGGGCACAACGCCAATATTGCCGGGCCCATGACGGCAATTTGTTCATCTGAACAAGCAGGGGAATGCAAGGACAAACGCTACGCTGCAACTGTTGTCAATGGTCTGCTGTTCGCTGGCTTCGGCATTGTCGCCGGCCTGGCAGTCCCATTCGTGATGGCATTGCCAAAACCATTGATAGGCGTAGTTGCCGGTCTTGCCATGATCGGGGTTCTGCTCAGTTCACTGCAGGGGGCATTCGGTCCGCGCCTGGGTAATCAGATCGGCGCCTTTGTCGCTTTTGTGGTTGGCATGAGTTCCTTGAGCATGTTAGGCATCAGTGCGCCATTCTGGGCATTGGTATTTGGCGTCATTGCCTCTGTGCTGGCCGATAAGCTGAGCCTGGGCGAACGCAACCCGGCTCAAACGGGTTCGGAAGACCTGGCAAAAGTATCCGGAGAACGCGGCACCGCCTAG